In Papaver somniferum cultivar HN1 chromosome 1, ASM357369v1, whole genome shotgun sequence, a genomic segment contains:
- the LOC113335937 gene encoding ankyrin repeat and SOCS box protein 2-like: MEAPAPHCELLNAAYKGELNRFKRSALNHAKGEGIGVKEAIEKLKLEDGRGCLHFAAAGGSLQVCKYLLEKLKLDVDSRDGEGSTPLYHACAEGHFDMVRYLLEKGANPDASNDTNRTPLHQAAKSGDARIITLLLSRGVRVDVVSNSGNALQFAAALGHPDAVKLLLDHGADPNCDNSQGMLRPLFAAMFTKSGECIGSLKEEKKKECMELLLQAGADPNVPSYGKTPLIFAAMEGSVEEITRLLEAGADPNYKSNEGMTALEVAAIDCNYQIVGILFPVTSRIPTYPDWSIPGLMRHVNSDANKVQRDVHKKEKFNQAKSKGRDAFQGEKYLTAAIWLREAHISFPEDAAILSNMSACYARLGDGINALDFATKCICERPEWPKAYYRKGVALNIQKRYDDAADAFLEGLTLDPGNKELKDAYMEATEARLNSLQV; this comes from the exons ATGG AAGCACCGGCACCACATTGTGAGTTGTTAAATGCTGCTTATAAGGGGGAACTTAATCGCTTCAAGA GGTCGGCTTTGAATCATGCTAAAGGTGAAGGGATTGGAGTAAAAGAAGCGATTGAGAAGCTTAAACTTGAAGATGGAAGAGGATGTCTTCATTTTGCTGCTGCAGGAGGAAGTTTACAAGTTTGCAAATACTTGCTTGAGAAATTGAAACTTGATGTGGATTCCAGAGATGGTGAAG GTTCCACACCCTTGTATCATGCATGTGCTGAAGGGCATTTTGACATGGTTAGATATCTTCTTGAAAAGGGTGCCAACCCTGATGCGTCAAATGATACGAATCGCACTCCATTACATCAAGCTGCTAAGTCAG GTGATGCAAGGATAATAACCTTGTTACTTTCAAGGGGTGTTCGCGTAGATGTTGTAAGTAACTCAGGCAATGCCCTTCAGTTTGCTGCTGCTCTTGGTCATCCAGATGCGGTTAAACTGTTGTTGGATCATGGTGCAGAT CCTAATTGTGATAATAGTCAGGGTATGCTCAGACCACTATTTGCGGCAATGTTTACCAAGTCAGGGGAGTGCATCGGTTCattaaaagaagagaaaaaaaaggaatgcATGGAACTTTTACTACAG GCAGGAGCTGACCCAAATGTTCCATCATATGGAAAGACACCTCTGATATTTGCAGCAATGGAAGGAAGCGTAGAAGAAATTACACGCTTACTGGAAGCTGGTGCGGATCCAAATTATAAATCGAAT GAAGGGATGACAGCATTGGAAGTTGCCGCTATCGACTGCAATTATCAAATTGTTGGGATTCTTTTTCCTGTGACGTCTCGCATTCCAACTTATCCTGATTGGAGCATCCCCGGACTAATGAGGCACGTGAATTCTGATGCAAATAAAGTGCAG AGGGATGTCCATAAGAAGGAGAAATTTAACCAGGCAAAATCAAAAGGAAGAGATGCATTTCAGGGAGAGAAATATCTTACGGCAGCAATCTGGCTCAGAGAG GCCCACATCAGTTTCCCAGAAGATGCAGCTATATTGTCCAACATGAGTGCCTGTTATGCACGCCTGGGTGACGGAATCAATGCACTTGACTTTGCCACTAAATGCATCTGTGAAAGGCCTGAATGGCCTAAAGCGTACTATAGGAAAGGTGTCGCGCTCAATATACAGAAA AGGTACGATGATGCAGCAGATGCCTTTCTTGAGGGTTTGACGCTCGATCCAGGAAACAAAGAGCTTAAAGATGCATACAT GGAAGCTACTGAAGCCAGATTGAACTCTCTCCAAGTGTAG
- the LOC113314133 gene encoding hsp70-Hsp90 organizing protein 3-like has product MKLLLQAGADPNAVSYGITPLTVAVKEASADDITCLLEAGADPNYKEIRGVIPLEIAAMRCNYQVVEVLFPVTSRIPTYPDWSITGLMRHVNSDANKMQRGVYAMEKFHQLKTKGRDAFQGEQYVMALHLFREAWGIRPNDAAVLSNMNACYARLDEGDDALEYATLLMHVRPEWPKPYYRLGVAHNILKRYDDAADAFQKGLTLDPENKELKDLYMKAIEAKLNSLQV; this is encoded by the exons atgaagCTTTTATTACAG GCAGGCGCTGACCCAAATGCTGTATCATATGGAATTACACCTCTGACAGTTGCAGTAAAGGAGGCATCCGCAGATGACATTACATGCTTACTGGAAGCTGGTGCAGATCCAAATTATAAAGAGATT AGAGGGGTGATACCATTGGAGATTGCTGCTATGAGGTGCAATTATCAAGTGGTCGAAGTTCTTTTTCCTGTGACTTCTCGGATTCCAACTTATCCTGATTGGAGCATCACCGGACTAATGAGGCATGTAAATTCTGATGCCAACAAAATGCAG AGGGGAGTATATGCAATGGAGAAATTTCACCAGCTAAAAACAAAAGGAAGAGATGCATTCCAGGGAGAGCAGTATGTTATGGCATTGCATTTGTTCAGAGAG GCCTGGGGCATTCGTCCAAATGATGCAGCTGTACTATCCAACATGAATGCCTGTTATGCGCGTCTGGATGAAGGAGACGACGCGCTTGAGTATGCCACTCTATTGATGCATGTAAGACCTGAATGGCCTAAGCCATACTATAGGTTGGGTGTTGCGCACAATATACTGAAA AGGTACGATGATGCAGCAGATGCCTTTCAGAAGGGTTTGACGCTCGATCCGGAAAACAAAGAGCTTAAAGATTTGTACAT GAAAGCCATTGAAGCTAAATTGAACTCTCTCCAAGTGTAA